One Chaetodon trifascialis isolate fChaTrf1 chromosome 13, fChaTrf1.hap1, whole genome shotgun sequence DNA segment encodes these proteins:
- the chst3a gene encoding carbohydrate sulfotransferase 3a: MASYDQHQTLDIHLQSQDSRMKTKYAIVFICIVALVIIEKESNILSRVSDKLIQRQTPQQTPQTPLDYSNTTKNGSLMVLKMLLSKLTGTTGNYSSLSEEQEEEELDDLGTYSYSGGRKHILLLATTRTGSSFVGEFFNQHGENMFYLFEPLWHVERMLTMATEANNGTVLAGIYRDVLQGLFLCDFSPLEKFISPPPQDHVTPALFRRESSLSLCEEPVCTPVIKDVFERYHCKTRRCGPLNLTLASESCLSKQHHAVKTVRVRQLETLQPLVEDPRLDVRVIQLVRDPRAILASRMVAFSSKYQTWKAWAQDGQVPEDDEEVKRLRGNCDHIRMSAEVGLSRPRWLRNRYMLVRYEDIARYPMQKAEEMYRFTGIPFSPQAREWILRNTQTTQEASGIYSTQKNSSEQAEKWRFSIPFTLAQVVQRVCGPTMKLFGYRFVNDEKTLINKSISLLEEKLFQ; encoded by the exons ATGGCAAGCTATGACCAACACCAGACCCTAGACATCCATTTACAAAGCCAGGACTCAAGAATGAAGACCAAATATGCAATTGTCTTCATCTGTATCGTGGCCCTGGTCATCATTGAAAAAGAAAGCAACATCCTATCAAG GGTGTCCGATAAGCTCATCCAGAGGCAGACCCCACAGCAGACACCACAGACTCCCCTAGATTACAGCAACACGACAAAAAATGGCTCCCTGATGGTGCTGAAAATGCTGCTCTCTAAACTCACTGGCACAACGGGGAATTACTCGAGTCtctctgaggagcaggaggaggaagaactAGATGATTTAGGCACGTACAGCTACAGCGGTGGCCGTAAGCACATATTACTCTTGGCCACCACACGGACAGGTTCCTCGTTTGTGGGGGAATTTTTCAACcagcatggggagaacatgtTCTACCTGTTTGAGCCTTTGTGGCACGTCGAGCGCATGCTGACCATGGCCACAGAGGCAAACAACGGCACAGTGTTGGCAGGCATCTACCGGGATGTGCTCCAGGGGCTCTTCCTGTGTGATTTCTCTCCTCTTGAGAAGTTCATCTCCCCCCCACCTCAGGACCATGTCACTCCGGCTCTTTTCCGCAGAGAGTCGAGTTTATCGCTCTGTGAAGAACCTGTCTGCACTCCTGTGATCAAAGATGTCTTTGAGAG GTACCACTGTAAGACTCGTCGCTGTGGGCCGTTGAACTTGACCCTTGCATCTGAATCCTGCCTTTCCAAGCAACATCATGCTGTTAAGACCGTCCGTGTGCGCCAGCTGGAAACATTGCAGCCTTTGGTGGAGGATCCTCGCCTGGATGTGAGAGTGATCCAGCTAGTGCGAGATCCACGAGCCATCTTAGCGTCCCGCATGGTGGCTTTCTCTTCCAAATACCAGACTTGGAAGGCCTGGGCGCAGGACGGCCAGGTGCCCGAAGATgacgaggaggtgaagaggcTCAGAGGAAACTGTGACCACATTAGGATGTCAGCAGAGGTGGGACTGAGCCGACCTCGCTGGCTGAGGAACCGCTACATGTTGGTCCGTTATGAGGATATCGCCCGCTATCCCATGCAGAAGGCAGAGGAGATGTACAGGTTCACAGGGATACCGTTCAGTCCTCAAGCCAGGGAGTGGATTCTGAGGAACACCCAGACCACACAGGAAGCTAGCGGGATTTACTCCACCCAGAAGAATTCATCAGAGCAGGCAGAGAAATGGAGATTTAGCATTCCCTTTACACTGGCTCAGGTAGTGCAGAGAGTGTGTGGACCAACCATGAAGCTGTTTGGGTACAGATTTGTGAATGATGAAAAGACACTGATCAACAAGTCCATCAGCTTGCTTGAGGAGAAACTATTTCAGTAA